The Chryseobacterium aureum genome contains a region encoding:
- a CDS encoding TPM domain-containing protein, translating to MGNFLTNQQIASLVEAIQSAEDHSTGEIRVHIDSNTETRDAKTAFDVFKKLDMDKTAERNAVLFHVNFEQKYLTIIGDIGIHEKVKQSYWDHLHDYITAEFVKGNYYQALKSAILETGLELKKHFPVEGENPNQLSNEITFS from the coding sequence ATGGGTAATTTCCTTACAAATCAACAGATCGCTTCCCTTGTGGAAGCGATTCAGTCTGCGGAAGACCATTCTACAGGAGAGATCAGGGTGCATATTGATTCCAATACGGAAACCCGTGATGCCAAAACTGCATTTGATGTTTTCAAGAAACTTGATATGGATAAAACGGCGGAAAGAAATGCGGTGCTTTTCCATGTTAATTTCGAACAGAAATATCTTACCATCATTGGAGATATCGGGATTCATGAAAAAGTAAAACAGTCTTACTGGGATCATCTTCACGATTATATCACAGCAGAATTTGTCAAAGGAAATTATTACCAGGCGCTGAAAAGTGCCATCCTGGAAACAGGTCTGGAACTTAAAAAACATTTTCCTGTAGAAGGAGAAAACCCAAACCAACTCTCGAATGAAATTACGTTCTCTTAA
- a CDS encoding LemA family protein: MKNKGCLGAGTIGIALLIIVAVLFFWGKSGYNSFVDKEQTVNAKWSNVETVYQKRANLIPNLERTVKSYSKFEQETLTKVVEARSKATSINIDPTNMTDADIAKFQAAQGELSGALSRLMAVVESYPNLKADQQYINFQREYTAIENSIRTETVYYNDAAKDYNTSIKTFPNNILANFTNFKEKPYFKAEAGAEKAPEAFK; this comes from the coding sequence ATGAAAAATAAAGGATGTTTGGGTGCCGGAACAATTGGTATTGCCCTCCTTATCATTGTGGCTGTTTTGTTCTTCTGGGGAAAAAGCGGATACAACAGCTTTGTAGACAAAGAACAGACTGTAAACGCAAAATGGTCTAACGTAGAAACGGTTTATCAGAAAAGAGCGAACCTTATTCCGAACCTGGAAAGAACGGTAAAATCGTATTCAAAATTTGAGCAGGAAACTTTAACGAAAGTTGTAGAAGCACGTTCTAAAGCTACTTCTATTAATATTGATCCTACGAATATGACGGATGCTGATATTGCTAAATTCCAGGCAGCACAAGGGGAGCTTTCCGGAGCATTGAGCAGATTAATGGCTGTAGTAGAGTCTTATCCTAATTTAAAGGCAGACCAGCAGTACATCAACTTCCAGAGAGAGTATACTGCTATCGAAAACAGCATCAGAACTGAAACTGTTTATTACAACGATGCTGCAAAGGATTACAATACATCTATCAAAACTTTCCCGAATAATATTCTGGCCAATTTCACCAACTTCAAAGAAAAACCTTATTTCAAAGCTGAAGCAGGTGCTGAAAAAGCCCCTGAAGCATTCAAATAA